The following coding sequences lie in one Haematobia irritans isolate KBUSLIRL chromosome 3, ASM5000362v1, whole genome shotgun sequence genomic window:
- the LOC142231475 gene encoding zinc finger BED domain-containing protein 5-like has translation MRPIRLKRHLSSLHPEYEDKPPAFFEARLSTLRNMKINSTSVFNLEAEKALEASFEISWIIARNKKPHTIGELVIKPSIIAAASKMLDNNAVRQLSKIPLSNNTVKRRIDEMASDVKSQLIQHIKDSPLIALQCDETTDVSCSCQLLFYCRYIKEDSICEELLFSKPLTTTSKGEDIFKALSDFLDANDIPWGKIAGICTDGAPSMTGCKSGFIHYAKQKNNNIIFTHCVIHRQALAARTLPDELRSSLNCAIEVVNFIKCSALRTRLFETLCLDLNADHKNLLFHTQVRWLSKGNMLGRLYELKNEVEIFLLSTKNEKLYDCFTNKNTIIFLAYLADFFEILNNLNLKLQGETTNILTALDSINSFMEKIKLWKKRILSPFPKYTSFPRLNDILDSEDIENRNLDGILLHLDALLGEFNRYFPDMTTDCWQNKLFRNPFLLDVMVLPEDIQEEAIDLKNDSIAKDDFDILTTENFWLKYRNFP, from the exons ATGAGACCAATACGATTAAAAAGGCATTTGTCATCTTTGCATCCAGAATACGAAGACAAACCTCCTGCTTTCTTTGAAGCAAGGTTGTCGACATTAAGAAATATGAAGATAAATTCTACGTCTGTGTTTAATCTGGAGGCTGAAAAAGCATTAGAAGCatcttttgaaatttcatgGATAATAGCCAGGAACAAAAAACCCCACACGATTGGTGAATTGGTTATAAAACCGAGCATAATAGCAGCTGCAAGTAAAATGCTGGACAACAATGCAGTGAGACAACTTTCAAAAATTCCACTTTCGAACAATACAGTAAAAAGACGTATTGATGAAATGGCTAGTGATGTCAAGTCCCAATTAATTCAACACATCAAGGACTCGCCATTAATTGCACTGCAGTGTGATGAAACAACAGATGTATCTTGCTCCTGTCAGTTGTTGTTTTACTGCAGATATATCAAAGAGGATTCTATATGTGAGGAGCTACTTTTCTCTAAACCTCTAACAACTACATCAAAGGGAGAAGATATTTTCAAAGCGCTTTCGGATTTCTTGGATGCCAATGATATACCTTGGGGAAAGATTGCCGGCATATGTACTGATGGTGCTCCTTCAATGACGGGATGCAAATCTGGATTTATTCATTACGCCaagcaaaaaaacaataacatcaTATTCACTCATTGCGTTATCCACAGACAAGCCTTAGCCGCCAGAACATTGCCTGACGAATTAAGAAGTTCCCTAAATTGTGCCATAGAAGttgtcaattttattaaatgcaGTGCCCTACGAACGCGTCTTTTTGAAACTTTATGTCTGGATTTAAACGCTgaccacaaaaatttattgtttcatACCCAGGTACGCTGGCTTTCAAAGGGAAATATGCTGGGAAGactatatgaattaaaaaatgaagtaGAAATTTTCTTGTTAAGTaccaaaaatgaaaaactttatgaTTGTTTCACAAACAAAAATACCATTATTTTCTTGGCTTACCTagccgatttttttgaaattttaaataacctaAACTTAAAACTCCAAGGAGAAACTACAAATATTTTAACAGCACTTGACTCCATAAATTcatttatggaaaaaataaaattgtggaaaaaacgaattttatcgCCTTTCCCTAAATATACATCTTTTCCTCGGTTAAACGATATATTAGATTCTGAGGATATTGAAAATAGAAATTTGGACGGAATTCTATTGCATTTGGATGCACTTTTGGGTGAATTCAATAGATATTTTCCAGATATGACCACTGATTGTTGGCAGAACAAACTGTTTCGTAATCCCTTTCTTCTGGACGTTATGGTACTACCTGAGGATATCCAGGAAGAAGCTATTGATTTGAAAAACGATTCAATCGCAAAAGATgattttgatatattaacaacTGAAAATTTCTGGCTAAAATATCGGAACTT TCcttga
- the LOC142227950 gene encoding E3 ubiquitin-protein ligase SHPRH: protein MSEDIVLSKIAKINIENETNDKCFVYRNKQWTFLECFEYEKERLLEIIKLAERSKSKTFEFVESKDGGDLLCIYKNDVYVKSNRKVLIDELFRILFYEYKDTKSAEKNDEDSSDGNETALKTYVTTKLFESLQNQHNAESLEWQNYKELSLPQKFLPKLCDYQLKSVMWMCTKERSPAKFSLLTLFDKLEAKDQETTIYMHQYARYVVQDEPAEVILPTGGILADEMGLGKTVEILALILLNPRINDIPDQETTPQMLEHKRKRTDNEVFCICSSKSKKKLIQCSKCSLWQHTKCVARYNDNHEDDINEPYICPGCWQDVIEMCGLVKSKATFIVSPNSIKSQWLSEIKRHIQPSLRVLLYDGAVSGKWISPNQLADYDVILTDYNILGREIYYTQENVSGRSMRNKPQSIRMNTPLLMVEWYRVCLDEAQMVESNTSKVASLVRMLPAVNRWAVTGTPIQRSLNDLQPLLHFVGFDAVAETVTWKNLVHDFLRPKHNGDEQNTDLELVKVLQKCMWRTCKSQIADELSIPPQSQIVHRIQFDNLEKLFYNEQHDDCKNTFMGNVRKHRMSSISPQLMKIILQPFLKIRQSCTMPVVVVNSKVNTAFATQQKQFLHPQELHTYLKSSNEICCKSELRAMASTHNGLAALFFIKKKYDDATKHYNAVLKLANDYVHMNITVDSLLQIHALHNIMEIKKLENDTLDNIEAFQKQYNALEWKYLGTYATTLRTVMETYEAAIANIKRDIGLQVTNTMSEAIVALRNSDTMLLLQKIYEDCMPRFGVTNPKLSVIQSTHSLLYIVDIWHTKVTKMLKTLEAEIENLQYFTDNVKSRSQVSPETWKNIMELVNSVYDCHLSEIREKEKEKNKKHPAKKKPICKMCSIRDIINSFECLLFDKVIDKDSNFTEGLENHSFEMLVCKITFSYLKNKITDYQLSKTMEMNWTYLEHLQTVCKRLIKLWIEMEYTIKAYDELNMCKLRIELTADPEEKSIYKIFEHEIDQRILDQQAELLIAQRQFTMKLARLKYIKHLESDQEMGPCPICQSLDEDRYAVLECGHHICFQCLLSIQQYARSVSFKCSVCRNVQQHQHLYYVSRSKRRDHEVQQVKGNYSSKITYIVGLILKLQKKHELDESDNKQNLKILIFSQWIPILVAISAALKENDITFRIHKTPQTVEEFKNPQRNITCLLMPFVKGSKGLNLVEATHVFLVEPILNPGEELQAIGRVHRFGQTRATTVHRFIVDDSIEENIHNFISSSPIKDDVSSGVEPKWEMSHVSLEDFENLFVLKTKN, encoded by the exons atgagtgAAGATATTGTTTTGTCGAAAATTGctaaaattaatattgaaaatgAAACTAACGACAAATGTTTTgtgtatagaaacaaacaaTGGACCTTCCTGGAATGCTTTGAATATGAAAAGGAAAGATTGCTTGAAATAATTAAACTTG CTGAAAGATCGAAATCGAAAACTTTTGAGTTTGTGGAGTCCAAAGATGGAGGTGATCTGCTGTGTATATACAAGAATGATGTATATGTGAAAAGTAACCGTAAGGTCCTCATCGATGAACTTTTCCGTATATTGTTCTATGAGTATAAGGACACCAAATCCGCTGAAAAGAATGATGAAGATAGCAGCGATGGTAACGAAACGGCTTTAAAAACGTATGTAACAACCAAGCTTTTTGAATCTTTGCAAAACCAGCATAATGCCGAATCTTTGGAGTGGCAAAATTACAAAGAATTATCACTGCCCCAAAAATTCTTGCCCAAGCTTTGTGACTATCAATTAAAAAGTGTAATGTGGATGTGTACAAAAGAAAGATCACCAGCCAAATTTAGTCTATTAACATTGTTTGACAAACTCGAGGCGAAAGACCAAGAAACGACCATATACATGCATCAGTATGCAAGATATGTGGTACAAGATGAACCTGCAGAAGTTATTCTACCCACAGGAGGTATATTGGCTGATGAAATGGGCTTAGGGAAAACTGTGGAAATTTTAGCTTTAATTTTACTCAATCCTCGGATAAACGATATCCCAGATCAAGAAACAACACCACAAATGTTGGAACATAAAAGGAAGCGTACCGATAATGAAGTTTTTTGCATATGTTCATCAAAAtctaagaaaaaattaattcaatgtaGCAAATGTTCATTATGGCAACACACCAAATGTGTTGCAAGATATAACGATAATCATGAAGATGATATCAACGAACCCTATATATGCCCTGGTTGTTGGCAAGATGTGATAGAAATGTGTGGTCTGGTAAAGTCCAAGGCCACATTTATTGTATCTCCGAATTCCATTAAATCACAATGGCTTTCTGAAATCAAGAGGCACATACAACCCTCTTTACGGGTCCTCCTATATGATGGTGCAGTTTCTGGTAAATGGATAAGTCCCAATCAATTGGCTGACTATGATGTTATCCTTACCGACTATAATATATTGGGAAGAGAAATCTACTATACACAGGAAAATGTAAGCGGGCGTTCAATGAGAAATAAGCCGCAATCGATTCGAATGAACACTCCTCTATTGATGGTTGAATGGTATAGGGTATGCTTGGATGAAGCTCAAATGGTTGAATCGAATACATCTAAAGTCGCTTCTTTGGTACGAATGTTACCAg CTGTGAATCGATGGGCCGTAACGGGAACTCCCATACAACGATCGCTCAATGACCTACAACCACTCTTACATTTTGtaggattcgatgctgttgctgAAACGGTTACATGGAAGAATTTAGTTCATGATTTTTTACGGCCGAAGCATAATGGCGACGAACAGAATACTGACCTTGAGcttgtaaaagttttacaaaaatgcaTGTGGAGAACATGTAAATCCCAAATAGCTGATGAATTAAGTATTCCACCACAGTCCCAAATTGTACATCGAATACAATTTGATAATTTAGAAAAACTATTTTACAACGAGCAACATGATGACTGTAAAAATACTTTTATGGGAAATGTACGAAAACATCGTATGAGTTCTATTTCTCCTCAACTTATGAAAATA ATTCTCCAACCTTTCTTGAAAATAAGACAATCATGTACAATGCCCGTTGTTGTAGTTAATTCGAAAGTAAATACTGCTTTTGCTAcgcaacaaaaacaatttctacATCCCCAGGAGCTACATACTTATTTAAAATCATCCAATGAGATCTGCTGCAAATCAGAGCTTAGGGCCATGGCATCTACGCACAATG GCCTGGCAGcattgttttttataaagaaaaaatatgatgATGCCACAAAACATTATAATGCTGTTCTAAAGTTGGCCAACGATTATGTTCATATGAACATCAC TGTAgatagcttattacaaattcatGCACTTcacaacataatggaaatcaaaaAACTTGAGAATGACACACTTGACAACATAGAAGCAttccaaaaacaatataatGCATTGGAATGGAAATATTTGGGAACATATGCTACCACATTAAGGACCGTCATGGAAACCTACGAAGCGGCCATTGCAAATATAAAAAGGGATATTGGCCTACAGGTTACTAATACCATGTCGGAGGCTATAGTAGCTCTAAGAAATTCGGATACAATGTTATTATTGCAAAAGATTTACGAAGATTGTATGCCACGCTTTGGGGTAACAAATCCGAAGTTATCTGTAATTCAAAGCACACATTCATTATTGTATATTGTGGATATATGGCATACAAAAgtcacaaaaatgttaaaaacattGGAAGCGGAAATCGAAAATCTACAATATTTTACGGATAATGTCAAATCACGTAGTCAAGTCAGTCCAGAGACATGGAAGAATATAATGGAATTGGTGAACAGTGTTTACGATTGTCATCTAAGTGAGATACGA gAAAAAGAAAAGGAGAAAAATAAGAAGCATCCTGCCAAGAAGAAACCCATTTGCAAAATGTGTTCAATCCGTGACATTATCAATAGTTTTGAATGTTTACTTTTCGATAAAGTAATTGACAAGGACTCAAACTTCACCGAAGGCCTGGAAAATCATTCATTTGAAATGTTAGTCTGTAAAA TTACATTTTCGtatctcaaaaataaaataaccgaCTATCAATTATCGAAGACAATGGAAATGAATTGGACCTATTTGGAACACTTGCAGACTGTATGCAAACGTCTAATAAAACTTTGGATTGAAATGGAATATACCATAAAAGCCTATGATGAATTGAACATGTGCAAATTACGCATAGAACTCACTGCGGATCCAGAGGAAAAatctatttacaaaatttttgaacatgAAATTGATCAACGCATATTAGATCAACAAGCGGAACTTCTAATAGCACAAAGGCAATTTACAATGAAATTAGCCcgattaaaatatattaaacattTGGAAAGTGATCAGGAAATGGGTCCATGTCCCATATGCCAATCATTGGATGAGGACAGA TATGCGGTTTTAGAATGTGGACATCACATATGTTTTCAGTGTCTACTATCAATACAGCAGTATGCTAGAAGTGTTAGCTTTAAATGTTCTGTATGTCGGAATGTTCAACAGCATCAGCA CTTATACTACGTGAGTAGATCCAAACGCAGGGATCATGAAGTCCAACAAGTTAAAGGAAATTATTCATCTAAAATCACCTATATTGTGGGATTAATACTAAAACTACAAAAGAAACATGAATTGGATGAATCAGACAATAAacagaatttaaaaatattaatattttcacaatGGATACCAATTTTGGTAGCTATATCAGCAGCTCTTAAAGAAAATGATATTACATTTAGAATACACAAAACTCCTCAAACTGTCGAGGAATTCAAG AATCCTCAACGCAATATAACATGTTTATTGATGCCTTTTGTGAAAGGTTCCAAAGGTTTAAATCTAGTAGAAGCAACTCATGTATTTTTAGTGGAGCCAATACTCAATCCTGGCGAAGAATTGCAAGCCATTGGGAGAGTACATCGATTTGGACAAACTAG GGCGACAACTGTACATCGATTTATTGTGGATGATTCCATCGAGGAAAatatacacaattttatatcatcATCTCCAATAAAGGACGACGTTTCCAGCGGCGTAGAACCCAAATGGGAAATGAGTCATGtttctctagaagattttgAAAATCTCTTTGTATTGAAAACGAAGAATTAA